Proteins encoded in a region of the Populus nigra chromosome 3, ddPopNigr1.1, whole genome shotgun sequence genome:
- the LOC133688887 gene encoding omega-hydroxypalmitate O-feruloyl transferase — translation MASWVEELHFPHVNIPITIAHLLPVSPAGPISAAPGDSLYLSNLDDIIGARVFTPTIYFYRFDFLNNSTRKSVMKTLFDALSHVLVPYYPLSGRLRETKNGKLEVFFEQGQGALMVEAYSEMALDKLGELTVPNPAWSPLIFRFPNEEPYKILDMPLLIAQVTLFSCGGFSLGLRLCHCICDGLGAMQFLRAWAATAKSGTLVTNPDPCWNRKFFQPRNPPVVKYPHMEFMKIDEGSSLTRSLWQEKPVQKCYRISREFQAQLKYVAAQTNDQKFSYTTFDAMAAHVWRSWVKALDVKPVNYKLRLTFSVNARNKLKNPPLKDGFYGNVVCLACAVSSVYELITRHLTETAHLVHDARIGVSEEYLRSTIDYVEVDRPTRLEFGGKLTITQWTRFSIYECADFGWGRPIYAGPIDLTPTPQVCVFLPEGEADPSDRMVVCICLPESATDKFKEFLSSVDQSRDEDVDRNN, via the coding sequence ATGGCTTCATGGGTTGAAGAGCTCCATTTTCCTCATGTAAACATCCCTATAACAATCGCCCATCTGCTTCCGGTATCACCTGCAGGGCCCATATCAGCTGCCCCAGGTGATAGCCTCTACCTCTCTAACCTTGACGACATCATTGGAGCTCGTGTTTTCACCCCAACTATTTATTTCTATCGATTCGATTTCTTGAATAATTCCACCCGAAAATCTGTCATGAAAACTCTATTCGATGCTTTGTCACATGTTTTAGTTCCTTACTACCCTTTATCAGGCAGGCTTAGAGAAACCAAGAATGGTAAGTTGGAGGTATTTTTTGAACAAGGACAAGGCGCACTCATGGTAGAGGCATACTCAGAGATGGCCTTGGATAAGCTAGGAGAACTTACAGTGCCGAATCCAGCATGGTCCCCATTGATTTTCAGGTTCCCAAACGAGGAACCCTACAAAATTCTTGACATGCCATTGCTTATAGCTCAGGTAACTCTCTTTAGCTGTGGTGGTTTTAGCCTGGGCTTAAGACTCTGCCACTGCATATGTGATGGTCTTGGTGCAATGCAATTCCTTCGTGCATGGGCTGCGACGGCGAAGTCAGGCACTTTGGTTACAAACCCTGACCCCTGTTGGAACAGGAAATTCTTCCAGCCTCGTAATCCACCTGTGGTTAAATACCCGCATATGGAATTTATGAAAATAGATGAAGGCTCAAGCCTAACAAGGAGTCTATGGCAAGAAAAGCCTGTGCAAAAGTGTTACCGCATTAGCCGAGAGTTTCAAGCACAATTGAAATATGTAGCAGCTCAAACAAATGATCAGAAGTTTTCCTACACAACATTTGATGCTATGGCAGCTCATGTTTGGAGGTCATGGGTGAAAGCGCTAGATGTAAAACCAGTGAACTATAAGCTTAGGCTTACTTTTTCAGTCAATGCTCGCAACAAGCTTAAGAACCCGCCATTGAAAGATGGTTTTTATGGCAATGTGGTCTGCCTAGCATGTGCAGTAAGCTCTGTGTATGAACTTATTACTAGACATCTCACAGAAACTGCTCATTTGGTTCACGATGCTAGGATTGGGGTGTCAGAGGAATACTTGAGATCAACAATCGATTATGTGGAAGTGGACAGGCCGACAAGGCTTGAATTTGGTGGGAAATTGACAATAACACAATGGACAAGGTTCTCAATATATGAATGTGCAGATTTTGGATGGGGAAGGCCTATTTATGCTGGTCCCATAGACTTGACCCCAACACCACAGGTATGTGTGTTCCTGCCGGAAGGGGAGGCGGATCCCAGTGACAGGATGGTGGTGTGCATATGCTTGCCTGAGTCAGCCACCGATAAATTTAAAGAGTTCTTGAGTTCCGTAGATCAATCAAGGGATGAGGATGTTGATAGGAACAATTAA